Part of the bacterium genome is shown below.
GAAAGTGGTGATAGAAAAATTAGCGCGGAGGAAATTGCAAAATTATCTAAGATTTTCAACATACAGGCGGATGTACTTCTTAATTTAGATAAGGATATTAAGGTAATTCTTGAGGAAAATATTAAAAAAAAGCCAAAGGTAAGGGGAAAGCTCAACATAAGAATAAATGTGCCGCAGAAAAATGTTGCGAAATTTAAGGAGGTATTACTTTATATTTTAAGTAAAATTGGCTCAAAACCGAATGTTGGAGAATCTGTTTTGTATAAATTACTTTATTTTATTGATTTTAATTATTACGAGAAATATGAAGAACAACTTATTGGGGCTACTTACATAAAAAATCATTATGGTCCCACACCTAAAGAATTTTTTAAGATAGTAAAAGCTATGGAAGGAAAAGATTTAATAAAAGTTAAAGATTCATACTTCCAACATCCTCAAACTAAATACCTTCCTAAAAGAGCCCCTGATATGACCAAGATAAATGTTAATGGTAATGAACAAAAACTAATTGATGATGCTTTAAGTACTCTATCAGACATGAATGCAACTCAGATTAGCGATTATTCTCATAACGATGTTCCATGGTTAACAACAGGAGATGGTGCAGTTATAGATTATGAATCAGTGTTCTATCGTACTCCGCCATATTCAGTGAGGGATTATAGTGACGAAGATATTCAATAATGTTAAGCGTCTAAATGAATTTAAAAAAGATCTAAAGAAGCTATTGAAAAAATATAGAACTTTAGAAGCTGACTTGGAAGTATTCATAAATACCCAATTAAACCTTCTACATAAGCAAGGTGTAGACAATGGTAGCTGTGTAAAAATTGCCAATCTTGGAATCACATATCCTTTAATATATAAGGTAATAAAATTCGCTTGCAAGTCATTGAAAGGCACGGGAGTAGCAAGCGGGATCCGTGTAATATACGCTTATTACGAAAAAGAAGATGTTATAGAATTTGTAGAAATTTATTATAAAGGCGATAAGGTAAACGAGGATAAGGATAGAATATTAAGGCATTATTCAATGAAGCTGTAAGTAGTAAACAGTTAAAATTCGAAGCACTAAGCACGAAATACGAGACAAATTCAAAATCCTAATGTTCTAATTTTCCAAACACATTGTTTCTGTCATTTGAATTTCTGTCATTCAATATTGTTTCGAGTTTCGATATTCGAATTTCGGGTTTTTTAGAGGTTTGCCAATTTACAGTTGGGGGAATATAATGAATTTTGGTTGAAGTGGGTTATTGAAAGACCTGACTCTGTTGAGTTGACAGTGCTTAAATAAAAATAATATCAAAAGGAAGGTGAGCATATGGAGAATCGTCCTGCGTTTCGGCTTGAAGGATTAGAACTGAATGAAGGATGGAAGGTAAAAGAGCTTTTAAAACGTCCGCCTACTGCTACAGGTGGCTATTTCTCTGTTTCATATCGAGTTGTTAATAATGATGGAAAAGAAGGCTTTTTGAAAGCGTTAGACTTTTCAGGAGCACTCCAAACTAGTGACTGGCCACGTACACTTGAATCTATGTTAAAAGCATACAATTTTGAGAGGGATCTTTTAAATAAATGTAGAACACAAAAGTTATCCAAAATAGTTATTCCTCTTGCTGACGGTAGTATTACCATTCCTTGGGAAGTTGGACCA
Proteins encoded:
- a CDS encoding DUF4065 domain-containing protein encodes the protein MDSFYKRLSKKIKVMREEKDFSQETLAEKMGISRVAISQIESGDRKISAEEIAKLSKIFNIQADVLLNLDKDIKVILEENIKKKPKVRGKLNIRINVPQKNVAKFKEVLLYILSKIGSKPNVGESVLYKLLYFIDFNYYEKYEEQLIGATYIKNHYGPTPKEFFKIVKAMEGKDLIKVKDSYFQHPQTKYLPKRAPDMTKINVNGNEQKLIDDALSTLSDMNATQISDYSHNDVPWLTTGDGAVIDYESVFYRTPPYSVRDYSDEDIQ